The genomic region GGACTCATCCTCCCCGGCGTCGCCAGCGCGTACGGCACGTTCCTGTTCCGCCAGCACTTCCTCACGCTGCCGGGCTCCGTGCTCGAGGCCGCCGCGATCGACGGGGCCGGTCACCTCCGCCGCCTGTGGTCGTTCGTGATCCCCATGTCGGGCCCCACGATCGCCGCCGTCGCGCTGGTCTCCATCGTCGGCGAGTGGAACGACTACCTCTGGCCGCTGCTGGTCACCACCGACCCGCACATGATGACGCTCCCCGTCGGCCTCACCCTGCTGCAGGACACCACGGGCATCACCAACTGGGGCGTGCTCATGGCGGGCACCGTCATCGTCACGATCCCGGTGCTCGCGGTCTTCCTCGTCTTCCAGCGGCGCATCGTCGGCGGTCTCACCGCCGGCGCCGTGACCGGCTGACGCGCCTCTCCCTCCCGCCTCATGCCTCCCCGCTCGACCCGCATCCCGAACCCAGGAGAACCATGCCCATCGACCCCCGCTCGGCCCTCGGCGGCTTCGCCGCCCGCCCGTTCGACCGCCGCAGCGTGCTGAAGCTCGGCGCCGTCCTCGGCGGCACCGCGATGCTCGCCGCCTGCTCCGGTCCGTCGGTCGGCGGCGACACGGCGGCCAGCGCGGCCCCCGACACCGACTGGGATGGGATCCAGCCCGCGACGGACATCACCTGGTGGACCACGCACCCCGGCCAGACCTCCGACCTCGAGGCCCAGTTCGCCGCGGACTTCCTCGCGAAGACCGGCATCACCGTGAACGTGGTGACGGGCGGCGCGAGCTACGACGAGATCGCGCAGAAGCTGCAGGCGGCCGCGGGCACCGACAGCATGCCCGACATGGTGAACGCCAGCGACACCTGGTGGTTCCGCTACATGGTCAACAAGCAGTCGATCGCGATGGACGGCCTCATGTCGCACCTCGGCTTCGAGCTCGACGACTTCAACAAGGTGTTCCTCGACGACTACCTCTACGACGGCGCGCGCTTCGCGGTGCCGTACGCCCGCTCGACGCCGATCTTCTACTACGACAAGTCGATCTGGCAGAAGGCCGGCCTCCCGGACCGCGCGCCCGACACCTGGGCCGAGCTCGAGGAGTGGGCGCCCGCGATAATGAAGGCGACCGGCGGCAACCCCGCGGTGCGCCTGCCGCAGGGATCCATCGGCACCTGGGCGATGAGCAACGTC from Clavibacter michiganensis subsp. insidiosus harbors:
- a CDS encoding extracellular solute-binding protein, producing MPIDPRSALGGFAARPFDRRSVLKLGAVLGGTAMLAACSGPSVGGDTAASAAPDTDWDGIQPATDITWWTTHPGQTSDLEAQFAADFLAKTGITVNVVTGGASYDEIAQKLQAAAGTDSMPDMVNASDTWWFRYMVNKQSIAMDGLMSHLGFELDDFNKVFLDDYLYDGARFAVPYARSTPIFYYDKSIWQKAGLPDRAPDTWAELEEWAPAIMKATGGNPAVRLPQGSIGTWAMSNVLWGRGGQYSDGWDLELDQPETLEAAGYARGLVFDSKIANVAAASGDTAVDFAGGLAPCTIASAGAVGIVTASAKFPIGTGVLPGGPQGQFVPTGGTGLAVIGSKTKEQQLAAAMFIKHLTEVDQQVALAKKTGYAPSRTSAGESSDLTGFWASNPAFRTVYDSLEHVRSQDWARTLIPNGDTYLQQPWSQILTQDADPAAVFSAAATQLTSAYTENVQPYL